A genomic region of Limnohabitans curvus contains the following coding sequences:
- a CDS encoding ArnT family glycosyltransferase — translation MTSSFFASLRWRTWGLWLLPVLLLVLASERPLSIPDEGRYAEVGRWMWMSGDWLTPRIDGIPFFHKPPLLYWFEAASMAVFGATPWAARVVVALHACVMLGLMVACVRHFAGAEVARRAGWVLGTSMTFLVAGQYVNTDMMVATWMGVAIWCFARAFMHQGGLHVNWARAGFVACALGVLSKGLIGLLLPGLVLFVWIAYTWQWRKILALPWVSGLLLFAAVALPWFVLAAREHPDMLAYMFGKHQFGRYTATTFNNARPWWFYGVAVTVLLFPWIFFVAADGVQRVRQRVLQQPSNDNGAWVALCWIWVLAILGFFSIPNSKLIGYALPVMPPLAVLAALWWQRHLAPRAWSAWLFGALSLVGIGVASFANHYAGVFTLERSTRGVAQAVVCQVAPNDVLAVVDDYPYDVMFYAQRQRPIEVIQDWAREEQEAGDDWRRELMDGVDFDKPAGAALQPMSRLAELRTNEHAWVLAPRWRKAFRTETYAGFTEVYKDDAWILYRGSPSAAKSPEAAEQKSLRGCEDQRKK, via the coding sequence ATGACTTCTTCTTTCTTTGCATCTCTTCGCTGGCGCACTTGGGGCCTTTGGCTCTTGCCGGTGTTGCTGTTGGTCCTGGCTTCCGAGCGGCCGCTTTCGATTCCAGATGAGGGGCGTTATGCGGAAGTGGGTCGATGGATGTGGATGAGTGGCGACTGGTTGACCCCGCGCATTGATGGCATTCCTTTCTTTCACAAACCACCGCTTCTGTATTGGTTCGAAGCGGCCTCGATGGCCGTGTTTGGGGCAACGCCTTGGGCTGCCCGTGTGGTGGTGGCGCTGCATGCGTGTGTGATGCTGGGCCTCATGGTGGCGTGTGTGCGCCACTTCGCTGGTGCCGAAGTGGCGCGTCGCGCAGGCTGGGTGCTGGGCACCAGCATGACGTTTTTGGTCGCAGGTCAATATGTGAATACCGACATGATGGTGGCCACATGGATGGGGGTGGCCATTTGGTGCTTTGCCCGTGCCTTCATGCATCAAGGTGGCTTGCATGTCAACTGGGCACGCGCAGGTTTTGTGGCATGCGCCTTGGGCGTGTTGAGCAAGGGCTTGATTGGTTTGCTGTTGCCAGGGCTGGTGCTGTTTGTCTGGATTGCTTACACCTGGCAGTGGCGCAAAATTTTGGCGTTGCCGTGGGTGAGTGGCTTGCTGCTCTTTGCTGCCGTCGCCTTGCCTTGGTTTGTGCTGGCTGCGCGTGAGCACCCCGATATGTTGGCCTACATGTTTGGCAAGCACCAGTTTGGCCGCTACACCGCCACCACGTTCAACAACGCACGCCCTTGGTGGTTCTACGGCGTGGCTGTGACGGTGCTGTTGTTTCCTTGGATTTTCTTTGTGGCCGCTGATGGCGTTCAGCGCGTGCGCCAACGTGTGCTTCAGCAACCCTCCAATGACAACGGTGCTTGGGTGGCGTTGTGCTGGATTTGGGTGCTGGCCATTCTTGGCTTTTTCTCTATTCCTAACTCCAAACTGATTGGCTACGCCTTGCCTGTGATGCCGCCCTTGGCCGTCTTGGCGGCTTTGTGGTGGCAGCGCCATTTGGCACCGCGCGCATGGAGCGCTTGGTTGTTCGGTGCCTTGTCGCTGGTGGGCATAGGTGTGGCCAGCTTTGCCAATCACTACGCCGGCGTGTTCACGCTAGAGCGCAGCACACGCGGCGTGGCCCAAGCGGTGGTGTGCCAAGTGGCTCCCAACGATGTGCTGGCGGTGGTGGACGACTACCCCTATGACGTGATGTTCTATGCCCAACGCCAACGCCCGATAGAGGTGATTCAAGACTGGGCGCGCGAGGAACAAGAAGCTGGCGACGACTGGCGCCGCGAACTGATGGACGGCGTGGACTTTGACAAACCCGCGGGTGCAGCGCTGCAGCCGATGTCACGCTTGGCCGAGCTGCGCACCAATGAACACGCATGGGTCCTGGCGCCGCGTTGGCGAAAGGCCTTTCGCACCGAAACCTATGCAGGCTTCACCGAGGTTTACAAAGA
- a CDS encoding ChbG/HpnK family deacetylase → MTCDHIKDVVLCADDYALNAPVSQGIVALAVLGRLSATSVMSLSPRWAEDVVALRDVRERLDVGVHLDWTSSFAVAAGHGRGLGVVMARAALRLYNQQSIEDEIERQLDAFEGQWQAAPDHIDGHQHIQQFAVFRHALAEVLMRRYGDTAPRPWLRVSQVAQPGLKAKVISAMGAAALADWAQHHAWPTVGPLLGAYGFDGSLDDYARHMQGWLTHLPADNAALIMCHPAVSAQPDDAIGPARKREFAYLAGHDFVQHMFDARVRLVRGSGKLIQA, encoded by the coding sequence ATGACGTGCGATCACATCAAAGACGTCGTGCTGTGTGCGGATGACTACGCGTTGAACGCACCCGTGTCGCAAGGCATTGTTGCCTTGGCTGTGCTTGGGCGCCTGAGCGCCACCAGCGTGATGAGCCTCTCGCCGCGTTGGGCCGAAGATGTGGTGGCCCTACGCGACGTGCGTGAACGCTTGGATGTGGGCGTGCATTTGGATTGGACCAGTAGCTTTGCCGTGGCGGCAGGCCATGGTCGCGGTTTGGGTGTTGTCATGGCGCGCGCTGCGCTTCGCCTTTACAACCAACAAAGCATTGAAGACGAAATTGAACGGCAGCTGGATGCTTTTGAGGGTCAGTGGCAAGCGGCCCCTGATCACATCGACGGACACCAACACATCCAGCAGTTTGCAGTCTTTCGTCACGCTTTGGCCGAGGTTCTGATGCGCCGTTATGGCGATACCGCCCCGCGTCCATGGCTACGCGTGTCGCAAGTTGCGCAACCTGGGCTCAAGGCCAAAGTCATCTCTGCCATGGGAGCGGCAGCACTCGCCGACTGGGCTCAACACCACGCATGGCCTACGGTGGGGCCGTTGTTGGGCGCCTATGGCTTTGATGGCAGCCTGGACGACTACGCACGCCACATGCAAGGCTGGCTCACCCACCTGCCAGCAGACAACGCCGCGCTCATCATGTGCCACCCTGCCGTGTCGGCACAACCGGACGATGCGATTGGCCCTGCACGCAAGCGAGAGTTTGCTTATCTCGCAGGACACGATTTTGTGCAGCACATGTTTGACGCCCGCGTGCGTTTGGTGCGCGGCAGCGGCAAACTTATACAAGCTTGA
- a CDS encoding LysR family transcriptional regulator — MDKLKAFESFVSVALKGSLTAAAKAEGVAPAIMGRRLDSLEAHLGVKLLVRTTRRITLTHEGTAFLEDCQRLLADVANAEASVSAGGLKASGHLRITAPAGFGRRHVAPLVPKFHSMHPDVTVSLNLSDRVVDLAAEGFDCAVRVGDLPDSSLVSVRMADNRRLCVATPEFLKRYGTPKVPSDLMRFRCLTLSSDASQTRGWAFRVPVTGKLLDSQTHEVIHLRPSGPMDCSDGQVLHDWCLAGHGIAWRSTWEVESEISSGQLVPVLEEFAAPPNGIYAVFSQRKHLPLRLRLWIDFLKDHYGHASYWSSAA, encoded by the coding sequence GGCGTGGCACCCGCCATCATGGGGCGTCGCTTGGACAGCTTAGAAGCGCACTTGGGCGTCAAGCTCTTGGTGCGCACCACGCGACGCATCACGCTCACACACGAAGGCACGGCATTCCTCGAAGACTGTCAACGCTTGCTGGCCGATGTGGCCAATGCCGAAGCGAGCGTCAGTGCGGGTGGTCTCAAAGCCAGCGGGCATTTGCGCATCACGGCGCCTGCGGGGTTTGGTCGCCGCCACGTGGCACCACTGGTGCCCAAGTTTCACAGCATGCACCCCGATGTGACGGTGTCACTCAACCTGAGCGACCGTGTGGTCGACTTAGCCGCCGAAGGTTTTGATTGCGCGGTGCGCGTGGGCGATTTGCCCGACTCATCGTTGGTGAGTGTGCGCATGGCCGACAACCGCCGCTTGTGTGTGGCCACCCCCGAATTTTTAAAACGCTACGGCACACCCAAAGTGCCGAGTGACTTGATGCGCTTTCGTTGCTTGACGCTGTCCAGCGACGCCTCACAAACACGCGGCTGGGCGTTTCGTGTGCCTGTGACGGGTAAGCTTTTGGATAGCCAAACGCACGAGGTGATTCACCTGCGCCCCAGTGGCCCGATGGACTGTTCGGACGGTCAAGTGCTGCACGACTGGTGTTTGGCGGGCCACGGCATTGCATGGCGCAGCACGTGGGAGGTGGAGTCTGAAATCAGCAGTGGGCAATTGGTGCCTGTGTTGGAAGAATTCGCCGCACCCCCCAACGGAATTTATGCGGTGTTCTCGCAGCGCAAACACCTGCCCCTGCGTTTGCGCTTGTGGATTGATTTTCTCAAAGACCACTACGGTCATGCGAGTTACTGGAGTTCGGCTGCATGA